From the Oceanicaulis alexandrii DSM 11625 genome, one window contains:
- a CDS encoding CPBP family intramembrane glutamic endopeptidase: protein MNPSVADRKSTLTTLIVFLVILGGASALAHFALVYLVPTSLYVGALMMTPALAAFATLKLRGGKISALPWSWGGFGANWAGYLIPVLYISVSYALVWFFGFGGVGDPETLAEWRGALGLSDAPLWAVTTLMIVLMASVQFVKSLGTIAGEEIGWRGFLVWELRKLMSFEATCLASGLLWAVWHYPIIIVYGGGDTLFQLACFTVMITAMSVIMTFYTFRSNSLWPAVMFHGAHNIYIQKIFTPLTLETEQTAFWTDEYGVMVPLVVTVLALIYWRRAKAEGL, encoded by the coding sequence ATGAACCCGTCCGTCGCAGACAGAAAATCCACTCTCACGACATTGATCGTGTTTCTTGTAATTCTGGGCGGCGCCAGCGCACTCGCACACTTTGCGTTGGTCTATCTTGTTCCGACCTCGCTTTATGTCGGCGCGCTCATGATGACGCCGGCGCTGGCGGCCTTTGCGACGTTGAAGCTACGCGGCGGAAAGATATCGGCGCTGCCCTGGAGCTGGGGCGGATTTGGGGCCAACTGGGCCGGCTATCTGATCCCGGTTCTCTACATTTCGGTTTCTTACGCTCTGGTGTGGTTCTTCGGCTTTGGCGGGGTCGGCGATCCCGAAACCCTGGCCGAATGGCGCGGTGCGCTGGGGTTGTCTGATGCGCCCCTATGGGCCGTGACGACCTTGATGATTGTCCTGATGGCGAGTGTTCAATTCGTCAAATCCCTGGGCACGATTGCGGGCGAGGAAATCGGCTGGCGCGGATTTCTGGTCTGGGAATTGCGCAAACTCATGTCGTTTGAGGCGACCTGCCTGGCCAGCGGTCTGCTGTGGGCTGTCTGGCACTACCCGATCATCATCGTCTATGGCGGCGGCGACACGCTGTTCCAGCTGGCGTGTTTCACGGTGATGATCACCGCCATGTCGGTGATCATGACATTCTACACCTTCCGGTCGAACTCCTTGTGGCCGGCGGTGATGTTCCACGGCGCCCACAACATCTACATCCAGAAAATCTTCACGCCGCTGACGCTGGAAACCGAACAGACAGCCTTCTGGACCGACGAGTACGGAGTGATGGTCCCGCTTGTGGTCACCGTTCTGGCGCTCATCTACTGGCGGCGCGCGAAAGCGGAAGGGCTGTGA
- a CDS encoding SDR family NAD(P)-dependent oxidoreductase, producing MGSYAVFGGAGGVGSALARSLTSNGQQVHLIGRNEDALSRLAEDIGASYAVADATDSDAVEQALEQGPDELSGMAYAVGTIDLKPLRRVTAEDMRHAYEVNVIGALNAARSSRSRISEHGSMVLFSSVAAQKGFQNHTAIAAAKGAVDALTRQLAAEYAPKVRVNAIAMSLTETPLAASVLKSDAMRDGIAKSHALQRLGQPEDPAALARFLLSDESSWITGSILNVDGGRAALA from the coding sequence ATGGGTAGCTACGCAGTTTTTGGCGGAGCGGGCGGTGTCGGCTCCGCTCTGGCGCGAAGCCTGACGTCAAACGGTCAACAGGTTCATCTGATCGGCCGCAACGAAGACGCGCTGTCCCGCCTCGCAGAAGACATTGGCGCGAGCTATGCCGTCGCCGACGCCACAGACAGCGACGCGGTGGAGCAGGCGCTGGAGCAGGGTCCGGACGAATTATCCGGCATGGCCTACGCCGTCGGCACGATTGACCTCAAACCGCTGCGGCGGGTCACCGCCGAAGACATGCGCCATGCCTACGAGGTCAATGTCATCGGCGCGCTCAATGCGGCGCGGTCCAGCCGGTCGCGCATCTCGGAACACGGCTCCATGGTGCTGTTCTCTTCGGTGGCGGCGCAAAAAGGGTTTCAGAACCATACCGCCATCGCCGCGGCCAAGGGCGCAGTGGATGCGCTCACTCGTCAGCTCGCCGCCGAATACGCGCCGAAAGTGCGCGTCAACGCCATCGCGATGAGCCTGACGGAAACGCCGCTGGCGGCCTCGGTCCTGAAAAGCGACGCCATGCGCGACGGCATCGCCAAAAGCCACGCCCTGCAGCGCCTGGGTCAACCCGAGGACCCCGCCGCCCTTGCGCGCTTCTTGTTGTCAGACGAGTCAAGCTGGATCACTGGATCCATTCTGAACGTCGATGGCGGCCGCGCCGCCCTCGCCTGA
- a CDS encoding CatA-like O-acetyltransferase has protein sequence MTPAYTPDIIAPIDAPFERGPQLRWFDAMDDPRLNVTAELMAPDFVTIAKAQDLPPFAVLFHAIAGASLDVDAFRWRLTEKGEPFRVNALLPSYTVQNTKGHVNFSYVPFTKDLAAFVKAYHADKHEAETATGMRTNVEAAPECGQLYCTGLPFLRFTSIEHPRSGGGALAATPNIAAGQWRREGAGQLSFPLSVQTHHGLVDGVHVAAYFSAVRDRLARFVGG, from the coding sequence ATGACACCCGCTTACACACCCGACATCATCGCGCCGATCGACGCGCCTTTTGAACGCGGACCGCAATTGCGCTGGTTTGACGCCATGGACGATCCGCGGCTGAACGTCACCGCCGAGCTTATGGCGCCGGATTTCGTGACCATCGCGAAAGCCCAGGACCTGCCGCCCTTCGCCGTGCTGTTTCACGCCATTGCAGGCGCCAGCCTCGATGTGGACGCGTTTCGCTGGCGGCTGACCGAGAAGGGCGAGCCCTTCCGGGTCAATGCGCTGTTACCCAGCTACACGGTGCAAAACACAAAAGGCCATGTGAACTTTTCCTACGTGCCGTTCACCAAAGACCTCGCCGCCTTTGTGAAGGCCTACCACGCCGACAAGCACGAGGCGGAAACCGCGACCGGGATGCGCACCAATGTCGAGGCCGCACCCGAGTGCGGCCAGCTCTATTGCACCGGCCTGCCCTTCCTGCGCTTTACCTCCATCGAGCACCCCCGCTCAGGCGGCGGCGCCCTGGCCGCCACGCCCAATATCGCAGCGGGCCAGTGGCGGCGCGAGGGCGCGGGCCAGCTGAGCTTCCCCCTCTCCGTCCAGACCCATCACGGCCTGGTGGATGGCGTTCATGTGGCGGCGTATTTCAGCGCTGTCAGAGACAGGCTGGCGCGGTTTGTGGGCGGTTAG
- the ettA gene encoding energy-dependent translational throttle protein EttA — MAAYQYVYHMDNLAKTYPGGKQVFAGISLHFLPDAKIGVVGVNGAGKSSLLRIMAGQDTDFTGEAWAEKGVRVGYLPQEPKLDETKTVWENVIEGSEDKQIYDAYNAIAMQLAEDYSDELMEKMTELQEQVDARDAWDVDSKIEMAMDALRCPAPDADVTNLSGGERRRVAICQLLLSKPHVLLLDEPTNHLDAESVAWLQNHLENYNGAVLIVTHDRYFLDAITTWTLELDRGQGVPYQGGYSDWLEQKAKRLAQESREESAKQRALLRELDWIRAAPKARQAKSKARIKSYEEKRDAAEKEKISTAVIRIPPGPRLGGNVVDFDHVSKGFDDRLLINDLDFKLPPGGVVGVIGPNGAGKTTLFKMIVGEEKPDSGSVTLGETVKLGYVNQSRDALDPNKNVWEEISGGNDMIMLGDHEVASRAYVGAFNFKGGDQQKKVGILSGGERNRVHLAKMLKEGGNLLLLDEPTNDLDVETLSALEAALEDFPGCAVVISHDRFFLDRIATHILAFEGDSHVEWFEGSFTDYLADKKRRLGDDALVPKRVKFQKFER; from the coding sequence ATGGCCGCGTATCAATACGTCTATCACATGGACAATCTGGCGAAGACCTATCCCGGCGGGAAACAGGTGTTCGCCGGCATCTCGCTGCACTTCCTGCCGGACGCCAAGATCGGCGTCGTGGGCGTCAACGGCGCTGGTAAATCCTCGCTGTTGCGCATCATGGCCGGCCAGGACACCGACTTCACCGGGGAAGCCTGGGCGGAGAAGGGCGTGCGCGTGGGCTATCTGCCCCAGGAGCCCAAACTCGACGAGACCAAGACCGTTTGGGAAAACGTCATTGAAGGCTCTGAGGACAAGCAGATCTATGACGCCTATAACGCCATCGCCATGCAGCTCGCCGAGGATTATTCCGACGAGCTGATGGAGAAGATGACCGAGCTGCAAGAGCAGGTCGATGCGCGCGACGCCTGGGACGTGGATTCCAAGATCGAGATGGCCATGGACGCGCTGCGCTGCCCGGCGCCGGATGCGGACGTCACGAATTTGTCGGGCGGTGAACGCCGCCGGGTGGCGATCTGTCAGCTGCTCTTGTCCAAGCCGCACGTGCTGCTGCTTGACGAACCGACCAACCACTTGGACGCGGAAAGCGTGGCCTGGCTCCAGAACCATCTGGAGAACTATAACGGCGCCGTGCTGATCGTGACCCACGACCGTTACTTCCTGGACGCCATCACCACCTGGACGCTGGAGCTCGATCGCGGACAGGGCGTGCCGTATCAGGGCGGCTATTCAGACTGGCTGGAGCAAAAGGCCAAGCGCCTGGCGCAAGAATCCCGCGAAGAAAGCGCCAAGCAGCGCGCCCTGCTGCGCGAGCTCGACTGGATCCGCGCCGCGCCGAAAGCGCGTCAGGCCAAATCCAAGGCCCGTATCAAATCCTATGAAGAAAAGCGTGACGCCGCCGAGAAGGAAAAGATCTCGACCGCCGTCATCCGCATTCCGCCGGGCCCGCGCCTGGGCGGCAATGTAGTGGATTTCGACCATGTGTCGAAAGGCTTTGATGATCGCCTGCTGATCAATGATCTCGACTTCAAACTGCCGCCGGGCGGCGTTGTCGGCGTGATCGGTCCGAACGGCGCGGGTAAAACCACCCTGTTCAAGATGATCGTCGGCGAAGAGAAACCCGATAGCGGCTCCGTCACCCTCGGCGAGACCGTGAAGCTTGGGTATGTGAACCAGTCGCGCGACGCGCTCGATCCCAACAAGAACGTCTGGGAAGAGATTTCGGGCGGCAATGACATGATCATGCTGGGCGACCATGAAGTGGCGAGCCGGGCCTATGTGGGCGCGTTCAACTTCAAGGGCGGCGACCAGCAGAAGAAAGTCGGCATTCTGTCGGGCGGTGAGCGCAACCGCGTCCACCTCGCCAAAATGCTGAAAGAGGGCGGCAATCTGCTGCTGCTTGACGAACCGACCAACGATCTCGACGTCGAGACGCTGTCGGCTCTGGAAGCGGCGCTCGAGGATTTCCCCGGCTGCGCCGTGGTCATCTCGCACGACCGTTTCTTCCTCGACCGCATCGCCACCCACATCCTCGCCTTTGAAGGCGACAGCCATGTGGAATGGTTTGAAGGCTCGTTCACCGACTATCTGGCCGACAAGAAGCGCCGCCTGGGCGATGACGCCCTGGTGCCCAAGCGCGTGAAGTTCCAGAAGTTCGAACGCTAG
- a CDS encoding MarR family winged helix-turn-helix transcriptional regulator — protein MHDSNIMDTHPLSGAFLSNKLLRLVETIADQGEALLKSAGIVIPPRAISTVLMIGELDNVTAADIAGSLDQPHQLATQRISLLMELGLVTKAPHATDSRRKVLTLTETGREQYTLMIAMLENIRAAMDALYDELGCNLADMAAKAVKSLKDRPLIERIGTEDSE, from the coding sequence ATGCACGACAGCAACATCATGGACACCCACCCGCTAAGTGGAGCCTTCCTGTCGAACAAGCTGTTACGGCTGGTTGAGACGATTGCGGACCAGGGCGAGGCGCTGCTGAAGTCCGCTGGCATTGTCATCCCGCCGCGCGCCATCTCCACCGTGTTGATGATCGGTGAGCTGGATAATGTCACAGCGGCGGATATCGCAGGCTCTCTGGACCAGCCGCATCAGCTCGCCACCCAACGCATCAGCCTGCTGATGGAGCTGGGCCTTGTCACCAAGGCGCCCCACGCCACCGATAGCCGCCGGAAAGTGCTCACGCTGACCGAAACGGGACGTGAGCAATACACCCTGATGATCGCCATGCTTGAAAACATCCGCGCCGCCATGGACGCTCTGTATGACGAGCTGGGCTGCAATCTCGCGGACATGGCGGCCAAAGCCGTCAAATCCTTGAAGGACCGGCCCTTGATCGAACGGATCGGGACAGAGGACAGCGAGTGA
- a CDS encoding YHS domain-containing (seleno)protein gives MRNAILLAGVLAVTGAAMPTSAALAEDAIYTGRFSNTAVGGYDAVAYHTEGEAVRGERAYTTTWNGADWRFSSQANLDLFVADPERYAPAYGGYCAWAVSEGYTAKGDPNHWNIVDGVLYLNYNREIKERWTQDIPGHIARADANFPALLSE, from the coding sequence ATGCGCAACGCAATCCTTCTGGCCGGCGTGCTGGCCGTCACCGGCGCCGCTATGCCGACAAGCGCGGCCCTGGCGGAGGACGCGATCTATACGGGCCGGTTCAGCAATACGGCTGTGGGCGGGTATGACGCCGTCGCCTACCACACTGAAGGCGAAGCCGTGCGCGGCGAGCGCGCCTATACGACCACCTGGAATGGCGCGGACTGGCGTTTCTCAAGCCAGGCCAATCTGGATCTGTTCGTGGCGGACCCTGAACGCTACGCCCCCGCCTATGGCGGCTATTGCGCCTGGGCGGTGTCAGAGGGCTACACCGCCAAGGGCGATCCCAATCACTGGAACATCGTCGATGGCGTTTTGTATCTGAACTATAATCGCGAGATCAAAGAGCGCTGGACCCAGGACATCCCCGGCCACATCGCGCGGGCGGACGCCAACTTCCCCGCCCTTTTGAGCGAATAG
- a CDS encoding DsbA family protein — protein sequence MNDTTDTETQTGLRCYFAFRSPYSRLGLHKLARAGFDGHLILFTGPPEDAEFADPTRNKYKLAYYQQDVFRMTVRMGLPLALPDPFDPDYRLANLSFLAAQQAGKGLDYALAVSDARWGAGKNISETDVLAEAAKSADWNGFDADAINADASLAQVIKDQRSMIQADGVFGVPFLIEGRNKYWGQDRFDLWLEERAE from the coding sequence ATGAACGACACGACCGACACCGAGACCCAGACCGGGCTGCGCTGCTATTTCGCCTTCCGCAGCCCGTATTCACGCCTCGGCCTGCACAAGCTGGCGCGCGCCGGGTTTGACGGCCATCTGATCCTGTTCACCGGCCCGCCCGAGGATGCTGAATTCGCTGATCCGACGCGCAACAAGTACAAGCTCGCTTATTACCAGCAGGACGTGTTTCGCATGACCGTGCGGATGGGCCTGCCGCTCGCTTTGCCCGATCCGTTTGACCCCGATTACCGCCTCGCCAATCTCAGTTTTCTCGCTGCGCAACAAGCGGGCAAAGGGCTCGACTACGCGCTCGCCGTATCGGATGCGCGCTGGGGGGCGGGCAAGAATATTTCCGAAACGGACGTGCTCGCCGAAGCCGCGAAGAGCGCGGACTGGAACGGCTTTGACGCGGACGCCATCAACGCGGACGCCAGCCTGGCGCAAGTGATCAAGGACCAGCGATCCATGATTCAGGCGGACGGCGTGTTCGGCGTGCCCTTCCTGATCGAGGGGCGGAACAAATACTGGGGTCAGGACCGGTTTGATCTCTGGCTGGAAGAGCGGGCGGAATAG
- a CDS encoding S9 family peptidase: MRHALFACTGLLALAACAPSTDAAQTPPPAPVDPAALSIADVYGSVSLSGTTPRGLRFSPDGERVTFLRPKDDDRTVTDLWAMNLSDGQAYMLVDSSVLAPDERELSEAEIQYRERARISTSGVVSYDWDETGEAILVPLDGDVFYVDVNTGEAERLMQTEAFETDARVSPDGQYVSFIRDQNLWVHNLESGEERALTTEGAGAISWGVAEFVAQEEMQRYSGYWWSPDGRYVAAARIDETPVEIVPRFGITAEGVTVTDQRYPRAGTDNVLIELHVIDVATGQRTQVDLGSETDIYLARVNWSEDSGTLYAQRQNRAQTVLDILAADPMTGETETVLTEQSGAWINLTNDFTALDEGGFLWTSERTGFRHIYHVSAEGETRALTSGEWVVEYFAGLSEDGETVYFEGWMTSPLERHLYAVPFDGGEPVQITEGEGRWNVSLGQGGTGFIGSYSDPDTLPQTALYDISGERVAWIEENAIGEDHPYAPFLDSHLVPEFGTVLADDGETELYWSMLKPEHCTAAAPCPAIVQVYGGPHVQTVAKGWVGAGDQLFADQGYILFKLDNRGSWNRGHAFEAALHDRMGGVEVRDQLTGLDYLESLEFVDSDRIGLWGWSYGGYMTLMTTLQAPGRFDAAVSGAPVTDWALYDTHYTERYMDTPQANEDGYYQGSAFAHLDGYETPTLMIHGMADDNVTFDHSTRLYAELQQRGELFEMMTYPGQRHGVRPPALQRHLWTTIYDFFGRELSEDDED, encoded by the coding sequence ATGCGCCACGCCTTGTTCGCCTGCACCGGCCTTCTGGCCCTGGCCGCCTGCGCGCCGTCTACCGACGCCGCACAAACACCACCGCCGGCCCCGGTTGATCCGGCGGCGCTGAGCATTGCGGACGTTTATGGCTCGGTCAGCCTGTCGGGGACGACGCCGCGCGGCTTGCGCTTTTCCCCTGACGGCGAGCGGGTGACCTTTCTGCGCCCCAAGGATGACGACCGCACGGTGACCGATCTGTGGGCAATGAACCTCAGTGATGGTCAGGCCTATATGCTGGTGGATTCAAGCGTGCTGGCGCCCGATGAGCGGGAATTGTCCGAAGCCGAGATCCAGTATCGCGAGCGCGCACGCATCTCCACCTCGGGCGTGGTCAGCTATGACTGGGACGAGACGGGCGAAGCGATCCTGGTGCCGCTCGACGGTGATGTCTTCTATGTGGACGTGAACACCGGCGAGGCCGAGCGCCTGATGCAGACCGAGGCGTTTGAGACCGACGCCCGCGTCAGCCCGGACGGCCAATATGTCAGCTTCATTCGCGACCAGAATCTCTGGGTGCATAATCTTGAGAGCGGCGAGGAACGCGCCCTGACCACTGAAGGCGCCGGCGCGATCAGCTGGGGCGTCGCCGAGTTCGTCGCCCAGGAAGAGATGCAGCGCTATAGCGGATATTGGTGGAGCCCGGACGGGCGTTATGTGGCCGCAGCCCGCATTGACGAGACGCCGGTCGAGATCGTCCCCCGTTTCGGCATTACGGCTGAAGGCGTGACCGTCACCGATCAGCGCTATCCGCGCGCCGGCACGGACAATGTGCTGATCGAGCTGCATGTGATCGACGTGGCCACCGGCCAGCGCACACAGGTCGATCTGGGCTCAGAGACCGACATCTATCTGGCGCGGGTGAACTGGAGCGAAGATAGCGGCACGCTTTACGCCCAGCGCCAGAACCGCGCCCAGACCGTGCTCGACATTCTGGCCGCCGACCCGATGACCGGCGAAACCGAGACGGTTCTCACCGAACAGTCTGGCGCCTGGATCAATCTCACCAATGACTTCACCGCGCTGGACGAGGGCGGTTTTCTGTGGACGTCCGAACGCACGGGCTTCCGCCATATCTATCATGTGAGCGCAGAGGGTGAGACCCGCGCGCTGACCTCGGGCGAATGGGTGGTCGAGTACTTCGCCGGCCTGTCAGAAGACGGCGAGACGGTCTATTTTGAAGGCTGGATGACGAGCCCGCTGGAGCGTCATCTGTACGCCGTGCCGTTTGACGGCGGCGAGCCGGTCCAGATCACCGAAGGCGAAGGCCGCTGGAACGTCAGTCTGGGACAAGGCGGCACGGGCTTTATCGGCAGCTATTCAGATCCCGACACCCTGCCCCAGACCGCGCTTTATGACATTTCGGGCGAGCGCGTAGCCTGGATCGAGGAAAACGCCATCGGCGAAGACCATCCCTATGCGCCCTTCCTGGACAGCCATCTGGTTCCCGAGTTCGGAACGGTGCTGGCTGATGACGGAGAGACCGAGCTCTACTGGTCCATGCTGAAGCCCGAGCATTGCACCGCGGCTGCCCCCTGCCCGGCCATCGTGCAGGTCTATGGCGGTCCGCATGTGCAGACCGTGGCCAAGGGCTGGGTCGGCGCGGGCGATCAATTGTTCGCCGATCAGGGCTATATCCTGTTCAAGCTCGATAACCGGGGCAGCTGGAACCGCGGCCACGCCTTTGAAGCCGCGCTCCATGACCGGATGGGCGGCGTGGAAGTGCGCGACCAGCTGACCGGGCTCGATTATCTGGAAAGCCTTGAGTTCGTGGATAGCGACCGGATCGGCCTGTGGGGCTGGTCCTATGGCGGCTATATGACGTTGATGACCACGCTGCAGGCGCCAGGCCGGTTTGACGCCGCGGTGTCCGGCGCGCCGGTGACCGATTGGGCGCTTTACGACACCCATTACACCGAGCGCTATATGGATACCCCGCAAGCCAATGAAGACGGGTATTACCAGGGCTCCGCCTTCGCGCATCTGGACGGGTATGAAACCCCGACCCTGATGATCCACGGCATGGCGGATGACAATGTGACGTTCGACCATTCCACCCGGCTCTATGCCGAGCTGCAGCAACGCGGCGAGCTGTTCGAGATGATGACCTATCCCGGTCAGCGCCACGGCGTCCGCCCGCCCGCTTTGCAACGCCATTTGTGGACCACGATCTACGACTTCTTCGGCCGTGAGCTGAGCGAAGACGACGAAGACTAG
- a CDS encoding GAF domain-containing protein, giving the protein MAEEMSTAVEGETKAEAYVRLGKEIAAIVAGETSHTARYATAACLLAHNFGPRFFWTGFYVVDPLKPDQLVVGPYQGTLGCLRIPFGRGVCGAAAATGETQLVPDVEAFPNHIACDSRSKSEIVVPVYDADGQLAAVLDVDSAELDAFDADDQAGLEAICQTLLSA; this is encoded by the coding sequence ATGGCTGAAGAAATGAGCACCGCCGTTGAAGGCGAGACGAAGGCTGAAGCCTATGTCCGTCTGGGCAAGGAGATCGCCGCCATCGTCGCTGGCGAGACCAGTCACACGGCGCGGTACGCCACGGCGGCCTGCCTGCTGGCGCATAATTTCGGTCCGCGGTTTTTCTGGACCGGGTTTTACGTGGTCGATCCGCTGAAGCCTGACCAGCTTGTCGTTGGCCCCTATCAGGGCACGCTGGGGTGTTTGCGCATTCCGTTCGGTCGCGGCGTTTGCGGCGCGGCGGCGGCGACGGGCGAAACCCAGCTGGTTCCCGATGTGGAGGCTTTCCCCAACCATATCGCCTGCGACAGCCGGTCGAAATCAGAGATCGTCGTGCCGGTGTATGACGCCGATGGACAACTCGCGGCGGTGCTGGACGTGGATTCCGCAGAGCTCGACGCCTTTGACGCCGACGATCAGGCCGGTCTTGAGGCGATCTGCCAGACGCTCCTGAGCGCCTAG
- a CDS encoding glutamate cyclase domain-containing protein, whose protein sequence is MPTAPAPTLETHAADALFAALETELALGASRGADALAPHAAGGLARAAGHLTQSDGAIALFTGFYVAHAERPAAETDGPLAVMAIAEALHALGRDVVVVTDAPCAPVLDQLVREAGLPGAILLALEHSDDLLAELTNRDVKTVFSIERPGRAMDGRCYSMRGRDLTEHTLAFDAAFHPRSGFVRLAAGDGGNEIGMGALPKSALFSHIDQGQLIASATGADALIIAGVSHWTSYALAAAMIELAPDQAPVWRDAVSDVREHHRLAAALRAGAVDGVTGLATPTIDGMELSTHLAKRDALLALAAAHIPHP, encoded by the coding sequence ATGCCGACCGCCCCCGCCCCGACGCTTGAGACGCACGCGGCAGACGCCCTGTTCGCAGCGCTTGAGACAGAGCTGGCCCTCGGGGCGAGCCGGGGCGCGGATGCGCTGGCGCCCCATGCGGCAGGCGGGCTGGCGCGGGCGGCCGGGCATCTGACGCAATCGGACGGCGCGATCGCCCTGTTCACAGGCTTTTACGTGGCCCATGCCGAGCGACCGGCCGCGGAAACCGACGGACCGCTGGCGGTGATGGCCATCGCCGAAGCCCTGCACGCGCTGGGCCGTGATGTGGTGGTGGTGACTGACGCCCCCTGCGCGCCGGTGCTTGATCAGCTGGTGCGCGAGGCGGGTCTGCCCGGAGCCATACTACTGGCGCTGGAACACTCCGACGATTTGCTCGCCGAACTGACCAACCGCGATGTGAAGACCGTGTTTTCAATCGAGCGGCCGGGCCGGGCCATGGACGGACGCTGTTATTCCATGCGCGGCCGCGATCTCACAGAACACACCCTGGCCTTTGACGCCGCCTTTCACCCGCGGTCGGGCTTTGTGCGCTTGGCCGCCGGCGATGGCGGCAATGAGATCGGCATGGGCGCCCTGCCCAAATCCGCGCTTTTCAGCCATATCGACCAGGGCCAGCTCATCGCCAGCGCCACGGGCGCCGACGCCCTGATCATTGCGGGCGTCAGCCATTGGACCAGCTACGCCCTCGCCGCGGCCATGATCGAGCTTGCCCCCGATCAGGCGCCCGTCTGGCGCGACGCCGTCAGCGATGTGCGCGAGCACCACCGGCTCGCCGCCGCCCTCCGGGCTGGCGCGGTGGACGGCGTGACCGGGCTGGCCACGCCGACCATTGACGGCATGGAGCTGAGCACGCATCTCGCCAAACGCGATGCGCTGCTGGCGCTGGCCGCTGCGCATATCCCGCACCCTTGA